Genomic segment of Paenibacillus sp. FSL R5-0912:
ATGGGCTGCCAGCAGCTCTGCATAACCTGCCGCAGCCGCAGTCCTGACTGTTCGTACCGCCTGTACAGCAGCTTCCCCCTCCATGTCCAGCCCGGTGAAGACGGCCACATATTTGTACCATTCATAGATCTCTCCAGCCTTGGCGTCAAAAGAAACCGTCCGGAGCGCTGCCTCCCCATGGATACGCTGCTCCGCAAACGCGAAATCCGCCTGCTCAGCAACCGCGACCGGCAGCTGTAATTCACCCGTAACAGCCGTTGCCAGGAGCACGCCTTCCTTCAGCTGATTCCGCTGCTCAAACAGATGGGGGCCGTTGATATCCCAGACCTCACCGTCAATCCCTGTTTCAATCTCTATCCGGCAATCCACCGTACTATGAATTGTCCATTTACCGGCCAGCACATGCAGCTGATCCATGCTGACGAACCGCTCCGCTGTGAGGGTCAACTGTCCACCGTCCCGGACACTGAACACCGTCTCCCGCCGGTGGACTGCTGCGCGGAGTTCCAGGCTCTGTATATGAGCCTGCGGCTCCGTCTCCAGAACGCTAAGCACTTTCCCGTCACAGCTGATTACGGTGAACATACCGTTCGGGGCATTCACCGGCTCGCGCCATTTATCTCCCGCTCTGTCGTATACCCCGGCCAAAGTAACCGCCGTGAGCTGCTCCTTGCCGAACTCCTCGAGCACACCCCGGAAGCCCATATACCCGTTACCGGTCATATATTTATTCCCGTTGGTTGTAATCCTGCCAGGTTCGAAGCTGCTTTCGCTTACGGTCCAGTTCATTATGCCATCATCCCTTCACCCAGCGGAAGCTTCGTACCTGCAACATCCACCTTCACCAGCCGTCCGTAAATCATAACCTCAGTGCTTCCACCCTCTATGGCTCTGAAGCTAACCGAATCCTTGTTCACAATAATTCCGAGCAGCACGCCCTCAACCCTCACCTGGAAGCTATAGGAGGTCCAGCGCTGCGGCAGTGTAGGCTGGAAGGACAGACGGGTACCATCAGAACGCATGCCGCCGAAGCCGTACACAATGTTCATCCAGGCTGCTGCAATCGAAGTTGTATGCAATCCTTCTCTGGTATTTCGGTTGTAGTTATCCAGATCCAGCCGGGTAGCGAATTCGAAGAAATGATACGCTTCCTCATGTTTGCCGACTTCACTGGCCAGAATGGAATGAATGGACGGCGAGAGTGAAGATTCATGGATACATCTGGATTCGTAGTATTCATAATTCGCAAGCTTGGCTTCTCTGGAGAACTGTCCGTTATATAAGAACATGAACATCAGCACATCCGGCTGCTTGATCATGTCATAGCGGTACAGGCGGTCATAAGACCAATTCGAGTAGAGCGGGAATTCGGATACCGGAATCGAGTGAATATCAATATGAGGCATATCAAAAAATCCGTCATGCTCCTCATACACCCCGCTCTCCGTATCCAGCGGAATCTTCATATGCTCGTGTTTGTTGTCCCAATCCGCCAATTCCTCTTCGCGGAGCTCCGTTTTGGCAACAACGGCTGCATATGCTTCAGGCGTCTTCACCTTCATCTCGGCAATGGTTTCGAGTGTGAATTCAAATAATTTCTTAGCCATCAGATTGATATAGCAGTTATTGTTGACCATCAGCTGAAATTCGTCAGGTCCCATTACTCCGAAATAACCGTATTCTCCGCTGCGCTGACCCCACTGGCCGCGGGTTGCATAGAAGCGGCTGATCTGAATCAGCATCTCAGCACCTTTGCTGTAGAGGAATTCCCGGTCACCTGTATTCTTCACATAATGCCAGATGCCGTAGGAAACAGCTGTTCCAACATGCAGCTGAAGGTTAGAGTGCTGCCACAGATCACAGCTCTCAGTCCCGTCAATCGTGGCAATGGGATAAAAAGCACCTTCGCAATCCACATCCTTCCCGCGCTGCATGGCTTCCGGCAGTGACTTATAGCGGAACTCCAGCAGGCTGCGGGCCGCCTTCGGATTATTGAACATATAGAACGGCAGACAGTAGGATTCCGTATCCCAGAAGGCCAGACCGCGGTATGCTTCTCCCGTCAGCCCTTTGGCACCGATGTTATAGCCCGGATGATCTCCATGATAGGTCTGATACAGCTGGAAAATGCAGAACCTTATCCCCTGCTGATTCTCGGGATCGCCTTCAATAGTGATATCACTGGTTGCCCAGATACCACTCCAGTAAGAGGCTTGGTCAGCAAACACCTGTTGCTTTTCCAGCCCGCTTACCCCGGCCGCAAGCTCCATACCTTCAGCCCAGAGGCTATCCTCCGTACGGGAGGCTTTGTTGTCCGCCGCATTCACGACGAGCTTGGTGAAGGAAGCCGGTTCTCCTTGAGACAGTTCAAGAGAGAACTTCCGTCCGATGAACCGGTCACGCTCCACAAGCTCTGTATTTAGTGGCTGGGAGGACTGAAGTATAAACCCGGAGAAAAGCTTGTTCCCGGTTGTCAGCGTACTTCCCAGGATAGCTGTAACTGCCTCTACGTCTCCGCTGCGCAGCTGCTTCCACATGCTCTGGCCGTGTTCTTCGTGGATCATGTTGAAATCAAGACCCGTACAGATATCTACACTCCCCGTGAAGTTAAGCGGCTCAAAGGTGATCTGCTGCAGACCCAGATGAGACATTGTCATACTTACCAGGCGCGCGAAGCTGATCTGCAGCTGTTTGCCGTCCGGCAGATGCCAGATGAATTCCCTCCGGAATGTCCCGGTACGGAAATCCAGTCTGCGGGAGTAATTCGTAACCTTGCTATGAGCCAGATCGAGCTGTAAGCCATCAACGGATATTCGCGTATACAGCCAGTCCACCGCATTCACCATATAACGGAGTGTCCGGATAATGCCCTTATAATGGTTGCCGACATTCATCTGCTCGTTTAGCCCATTCAAGTAGCTGCCAGGCAGTGAATCTCCGCTGTACCCTTCTTCGGCATACCCCCGCACGCCCATATACTCATTGCCCAGTGAAAAAATCGATTCCGAGGTCCGGTTACGCTCCGGATCAAAGCCCTCTTCTATTATCGCCCACGGATCGACCTTCAGATATTTGTCCGCCACTTTTGCCATATTTGATTTCTCCTTCTCTAAGGGAATGTTCCGCCCTTCCCGCAGTTGTCCACGGAGGTACGGACGCTCAGTTCCAGAGTATCTCTAAGTACCTTCAGGACCAAGGTCTGCTTATAACGGAGTTATGTGCATTTTTACGGAAATGGGGAGATCCAGCAAAAACAAAAAAAGCCGCAAGCTCCCAGGATCTATCCAGAATAGGAGACAGCTGCTATAATATCCTGTAATACAGGTTATGGACCCACTTTTGGTGCGAAAACATATCATATTTCACACAAACGAAGTGAAAATTATCACAATGTAAAAAAATCGACACTTTTTCGCGAAATTTTTTAACCATAAAGAGGAATTAACATGTATAATTAATTTAAAATTTACTGAAAAACTGAGGGAATAAAGGGGATGTCGATTATGATAAAGGAACATTATAATGTTATCGAAGCCCGCGGCAATACAAACTGTTTCTCCGAACAGAACTTTAACCGGCTATTGGTCACAATGAAGGAGCGCATGGTCCCTGAAGGCTCTCACCTATTCTGGGAAGGCGACTATTCGGATAAATTGTTTTATATCAAACGTGGACGTGTGAAACTAACCAAATCAACTGACGAAGGCAAGGAACTAATCCTGTATATGTATCAGGCCGGTGACATGGTTGGTCAGGCAGACCCCTTCTTCAGCACGAAGCATAGCTTTACTGCCGAAGTAATTGAAGAAAGTGAAGTCGGCGTCATCGAGCAGAAGGATCTGGAGATTCTGATCTGCCAGCACTGTGATTTCGCGATTGACTTCATGAAATGGATGGGGATTCATCACCGTCTCACGCAGACGAAATTCCGCGATCTGATGATGTACGGCAAACCAGGTGCACTCTGCTCTACGCTGATCCGTCTGGGCAACACCTATGGCGAGAAGACAGGCGACAGCATTCTGATCAACAAAAAAATCACGCATACAGACCTGTCCAACATGATCGGCGCTACCCGTGAGAGTGTTAACCGCATGCTGAGTGATCTGCGTAAAAAAGACGCTGTAGAGTATGAGAACGGCATGATTGTCATTAAGGATCTGTCGATGCTTCAAGACATCTGCCATTGTGAATTGTGCCCTAACGAAATCTGCCGAATTTAATTCCTAATAATAATACCCTCTATTCACCTCAATGAAACATATATGACCCAATAAATTAATAGAGTGGTCGAAGGCGCCTTGTCCGGCGTCTTTTTTTCTTGTCTGCTGAAGAGATTCCCGCGCTGCCAGCAATTCTACAAGGTCTTTATTTCCCAAGAATCATAGTATTCCGTCCCCATAGTCAGCACATCCCCGCTAAGCCATTTCGCTGCCAGTACAGCTGCCGGTGAAGCCGAATCCAGCGTGATCCGTGCTAATTCCACCCATTCCATTCCGCTCGAATCCTGTTCCGCAAAAGCTGAAATAACTGCTGGCGTCTGCTCCCCGTCCAATTCAACCTGGTACAACGCTGCCAAATGATGCATATGCGTGAATTCTTCCTCCTGATAACGGACAAAAAAATCGAATATGCCCAGGTTTCGTTCTACCTTGACTGTGAATCCGGTCTCTTCCTTGAATTCTCTGACCAGGCCGTCAAGCAGTGATTCGTTCTCTTCGAGTCTTCCACCAGGCAGATCGTATCTTCCCGTGTATGGCCCTCTTCCCTTATGAATTACCAGCAGCTTGCGGTCACACTGGCAAATTCCATATACGCCAAAATGGTTAAAGCTCTTCATGACTGTCCACTCCCTGATTCGAGTCCTAAACAGCTTACCACAGATAGATGCTCCTTTCAGTGACAAAAAAGCCCCGCAGTAATTAAACTGCGGGGCTTCTAAATTAACTTATTTTCTTAGTCTGCATGGCAGTTGATACTTTACGGGGACTACGCACAGGTGAGATCAGCCAGTATGCCATGCCGACGAATACACCGCCGCCGATGATATTGCCGAGCGTAACAGGAATCATGTTATGCAGCCAGCCGGCAATGCTCACGGTCTCAGGGTGATTCGGCAGCAGCACTGCCACGCTGAGCAGCGTCATGTTCGCTACACTGTGTTCGTAGCCGCTTGCGATGAAGGCGAACAGGCACCACCAGATCAGCACCAGCTTCGCCGCTTCACTCTTGGCACGGGAGGACATCCACAGTGCGAGACAGACAAGCCAGTTACACAGAATACCGCGGAAGAACAGCTCCGAGAACGGCAGGCTCATCTTCTTGGCTGCTGCAGTGAAGATCAGATGATCCACCGGAGCTGCCTTGAACAGTCCCGAACCCTGAATGAGCAGGGCCAAGATTATTGCTCCGGCTACATTGCCAAAGAAGACGAGAACCCAGTTCTTCACGGTATCCCAGACCGTAGTTCTCCCGGCAAGCGTGCTTACCGTGAAGAACATATTATTTCCTGTGAACAACTCCGAGCCAGCGAATACAACCAGGGTCAAGGCAATCCCGAAGGATGCACCCATAATCAGCGGCTGGAACGGTGACTTGATCGCTGCCAGCGGCGCCCCCAGCGAGAAGATCAGAATAATACCAATACCTACATAAGCTCCTGCCAGGAGTGCCGCCAAGAAATATTTGGGCAGGCTCTCATTCATCTTGTCGCGTTTGCCTACGGCTGTCTCAACGATATTCTCTACGCTCTGCGTAAACATATCTACACCTGCTCTTCTTTTAATTTATAGCCTTGCCACTGCCGCAGGCAGACTAACCTTGACGACTCCGTCCTCCACAACAACCGGATGGACTACTGCCTGACCGCGGTCCGGAGCCTGAACTTCTCCGGTCCGCAGATCGATTTTCCAGTCATGAAGCGGGTCATACAAATAATAGCCGGATACAATCCCCTCAGCGAGCGGACCGCCCTTGGGGTGGGGACTGTGGTTCTCCACGGCATAGAAAGCGCCATCCGATGTGCGGAATATCGCTAACTCCACCTCGCCTGCATTTACTACCCGGCCAATCTGCAGCATGAAATCGTCTGCGGCTCCTACTGCATACTCTCGATTACTGAGTTCCATAATTTTCTCTCCCTCTCCCTTCAGGCTAGACCCGTGTCTGTTCGAACAGTGCTGTGCGGGTACTGTTGTCATCCAGCATCTTTTTCCATGGATCGCTGACTTGTGCCAGGGCGAAGTCGATCCGTGCAGCGAGTTCTTTCCGGTTGTCATCACTGCCCAGAATAACGTTCTGGATATGCTCAAGGCCCATACGTTCTACCCATTCTGAAGTTCTCTCCAGGTAATTTCCGGTTTCACGGTAATACTGCATTACGGCGGAGCAGACCTCGACCAGCTCTTCATCGGTTCTTACCTTGCAGAAGGCATCTGCGATCCGTGGCTTAATCCCGCCGTTGCCGCCGATGAATACTTCCCAGCCGCCGTCGTTGCCAACAATGCCGATATCCTTCGTGCAGGATTCTGCGCAGTTGCGCGGACAGCCGTTAACCGCCATTTTGAACTTGGCTGGCATATCCAGGCGCTCATACTTGCGCTCAAGCATAGCGCCCATGCCCATGGAATCCTGTGTGCCAAAGCGGCAGAACTGTGAACCAACGCAGGTCTTGACCGTACGTAAGGATTTCGCATAGGCATAGCCGGATGGCATATCCAGCTCCTCCCACACCTTCGGCACATCCTCTTTTTTGACACCGATCAGGTCCAGACGCTGCCCGCCGGTCACCTTCACAACCTTCACATCATACTTCAGGGAAACATCGGCGATGCGTTTCAAATCCTCTGGAGTGGTAACCCCGCCGTACATCCGCGGAACAACCGTATAAGTTCCGTCCTTCTGAATATTGGCGCTCATCCGTTCATTCACGAAGCGCGATTCCTTCTCGTCCTCATGGGTGTCCGGATAGATCATACCCAGATAATAGTTCACAGCAGGACGGCATTTAGAACAGCCTTCTGATTGCTTCCAGTCCAGCACATGCATAACTTCTTTGGTGGTTTTGAGGCCTTTAGCCGTAATTTCGGCTACAATCTCATCCCGGCTAAGCGGGGTACAGCTGCAGATCCCCTGCTTGGCGCTTTGCTGGAAGCTATCTCCCAGAACGAACTGCAGAATCTGCTCAACTACAGGCTTACAGCCGCCGCATGAGCGGGTTGCGCCTGTACAAGCCTTGATCTCATCCACTGTAGTGAATCCATTCTCCGTAACGGCATCAACAATCGCCTTTTTGGTTACCCCGTTGCAGCCGCAGACAATTTCTTCATCGGCCATCGCTTCAACCGATAGCCCTTTCTTGGCTCCGCCTCCGCCGCAGCAGCCTGTGCCCATGACCTCTCCATAGATCTCATCGGTCATTTCTGTTCCCTGCTTCACCAGCTTCTGCAGGCTCGCTGCTTCCGTTACATCACCGAACAGAACCGCGCCGACAATAATGTTGTTTTTGAGCAGAATCTTCTTATAGGTTCTCTTCCACTCATCCTTGGCGGATATGACGGTATGCTCCGCTGTTTCGGTGAACTCTCCGGCCGAGAAAACATCAACACCGGAAATCTTGAGCTTCGTCGCGACAACCGAACCTTCGTATCCCGGAGTCTGCACACCAGACAAATGCTTGGCCAGTACCATCCCCTGCTCGAAGAGAGGCGCTACCAGACCATAGCAGGTGCCCCGGTGCTCCGTACATTCACCGACAGAATACACATTAGCCATGGAGGTCTGCAGATAGTCATTGACGACAATCCCGCGGTTAACCTCGATGCCGCTATCCTTGGCAAGCTGAACATTAGGTTTAATTCCGACTGCCATTACCACAAATTCTGCGGGCAACTCACTGCCGTCACTGAAGCGCAGCCCCGTAACCCGCTTTTCTCCAGTCAATTCGACCGTCTGCTTACCCATGGCGAATTTCACACCTTGACGCGCAAGCTCCGCCTGCAGCATAGAAGATGCCGTACGGTCCAGTTGCCGTTCCATCAGATCCTCAAGCAGATGCACAACGGTAACGTCCATCCCCAGATTCACGAGGCCTTTGGCTGCTTCAAGACCAAGCAGACCTCCGCCGATCACAGCTGCCGTGCGGTACTGCTTCGCTGCAGCCAGCATGGCATCGCAATCTGCGATATCACGGAAGCCGACTACCCCGTCTTTTAAACTGCCAGGAACAGGTAATATAAACGAATTAGAACCCGTAGCAATGATAACCTTGTCGTAATGAACCGCCTGTCCGTTATCAGTAATCACCTGCCTGGTTTGTTCATCAATCCGGATCACAGTCGTTCCAGTATGCAGGGTAATATTGTTATCTTCATACCACTGGCGGTCATTCAGAATAATATCTTCAATGGTTTTACTGCCTTCGAGAACATAGGACAGCATAATCCGGTTGTAATTGGGATGCGGCTCACTGCCGATAATCGTGATATCATAAGCCCCGCCCAGCTTTAAAATCTGCTCAATAGTGCCTACACCCGCCATGCCATTGCCAATCAGCACTAACTTTTCTCTGTTCGCTGTCACTGGTAGAACCCTCCTTCGAAACTCAGATTTCTTCACAAACTTGCTTGATATTGAAATTATACTGTCCAAAATTCCCCGGCATTTGTGATTCCAGTCACATTAAATGTGAAACATTTCACATAAAGTAAAATACAAAAAAAGGACCCCTGCGCACTCGGCACAGAAATCCTTGTATCCGATAAAACGGATTCCGCTATCGTAATTACCTCAGAACCAGTGATATCTCCAGCTTGTCCTGCGGTCTGAGCTTCATATCCACACCATTTCCCAGCAGCGCTTTGTCATTAACCTTCAGTTTCCACTCCTCACTGCTGAGTGGTGTGTAATCCATTACGGTAAGAACCGTCTTGTTATTCTCTGCCAGCTTAATCATTCCGCTGTTCTTCATAAGTCCCTTCACTGACAAATCTTCCGTATAGGACAGCACATGCGAATGTGTCAGCTCAGGCTGTTCACTCCCGCCATTCACCATAAGGATAACCGGTTGAAATAACGCCCCGGCTGCGGCCGGCTGCGCTGAGAAGACAATCGCTGCTCCAGCCTCGATTTTACTGTTCCAGTCCGTAAGCTTCTTGCTGTTCACTTGTACTTCCCACATCATATCCTGACTGAGCGCAACCCTATTGACCTCAAGAATACTATAGCCGTCTGCTGCAAAAGTAACGATCCCGCTCTTTCTCAGCAGTTCTATAATGGAATTACCTTCAATATAAGCTTCGTTAAGCAGTCTGCCGGAGGTTCCGGCCATTTCACGTTCACCCACCAGAATTGAAAAAGATAGTCCTGTGCTGCCGCCCGTATTTCCCGGTCCCAGATCCGAGCTGCAGCCGCTGGCTGTGAGTATAAAAACAAGGCACAGTAGTAAGCGCCCCATCCATTTCGTGGACATTCCACGGCACCGCCTTCTTATGTAATATCCCTGACTCCTTTAAGGATACCGCATAGAAGACCTGTTCTCAAATTATTTCTGCTCTAAACCTAACGTTCTTTATAACAAAAAAGTCCCCGGAGGGACTTTCCGTAGCACTACATTTTATTGATAACGCAGGAACAGGATATTATTCTCCAGATGCACATGCTCAAAGGTCATACCCTCCAGCTCCTCAAGGCGTGCATAGGTCAGGCGGTAAGTCGTACAGGCGTGCGCAGGCGGTGTGTAATCGTTGGTTACCCTGCGGAGCTCGCGGAGGATCTCACCGGCACCGTCATGCTCAGCTTCAAGATTATGCAGCAGGCCGCGCAGCTCCGATAGGCCTTCTTCAGTCGGGTTCTGTGTGTAGGCCAGCATTTTAGGGAATTCGCTCTCTTCTTCCTTCGCCGTATGCTGAAGCAGATCTTCGCGCAAAAGATTAAACAGGCGGTGCATCTCACCCAGATGCGGAGAATCCTCGCCATGAACGCGGAAGACCTTGGTCACATTCTGGCTGATTAACGGAAGCTCTTCACGCAGGTAGCGGTGATGCTTGTTCACGATATAATTCACCAGCTCTTCAGAGGAGGCCTCGTTCCAGGCTGTATCCTCTTCCAGCACCGGATGCTCTTCCTGCAGCTTGTTCAGATCCTGAATCATCGCTTCCGGATCAAGCCCTTTCTCGGCAGCAGCTTCAGCCAGCGGCTTCGCGCCTCCACAGCAGAAATCAATGCGCTTAGCCTTGAAATAATCCGCAGACTTAGGGAACTGCAGGACGATGTCTCTGACCATTGCTTCAGAGGTAAAACCTGATTGAATTGTTATATCGTTTAATTGATTGGACGCCATTGTGGCCCCTCCTCATGTTATGGGTATAGGTTTTTGTTGCTGATCACCTTTACACCTTAACACCGGCAGGAAGTCGGACTAGTGATTGTACGCACTGGATATATAAAATTTTATTGAACGGAATGATTATGATAAAATCCACTGTGTATAATATAGTAGACATAATGTTAAATATATATTACAATCTACGCGAGGTGAGGGAATGGGGAAAAACCTGAGGCTTAAGGCCTCAAGAGCGGCAAAAGATATGTCGCAGAAGCAGCTGGCGGATGCTGTGGGGGTCACCAGACAGACGATTATTGCGATTGAGAACGGTGACTACAATCCCACAATCAGGTTATGTATTGATATTTGCCTAACACTGGGTAAGACGCTGGATCAACTTTTTTGGGAGGGAACTGAGCATGAGCAAAGCTAACCTGGACGAAAGACAACTGTTGAAGCGGAACAAAGCGGGGAATCAGTCATTTATTTTACTGGCCTTCCTGCTGTTGGCAGATATGGGCCTGCATAATTACGGAATAGACTGGCTCAAGTATCCATTGAGTAATTATGTTATTTTTATGATTGGTGTCGGCTCCTATTTGGTACGTCTGATCTGGAACGGTTCCTATGTAGGACCTGGACGGGAGGGCCTGACAGCTAATAGCAGAAGCGCAGCCGTTATCCTTCTAGCAATTCTGATTGCAGTATGCATCATTATTGCCGCGCGCATGAGTCCATCCCCGATAATACCAGACGGTAGTGCAAGCGGAAACGCAATTCTGATCATATCTGCAGCAGTTGGAGTGGTGATCTTAAGTTTGGTTTATTGGATCAGAAGAAGGAATAACCGTGATGAGGCATAAAAAGCACCTGGCGGATTCCTAATGATACTCAATCATTCCCAAAGTGCTGCCGCATCAAGGAGCTCAACAAATTATTCAGCAGCACTTTCCTTCTTGTTTGTCTTCTAAATCATTCTCAAAGCCAACCTTTAACCCTTCAATGTATGCATAGTATGATTTATTGAACAGTCGCCTGCATATATGTCCGCTTGCCTTGCGCATCCTTCAAATAGGGTCCAAGCCCGGCAAACCGCGAATGATCCACATACACTCCAGTCATCCACCTGCCTTCGGTCAGACCTCCATTCCACTGCAGCACCAGATCCGGGGCAGAGATCCATTCCTGATAGACTCTGATATTCTTATCCTTATATTCTTTGGCTTGTTTATTCATTTCCATTAACGGGGTCTGTGTCATATAGGTAGGCACGAAATATACAGAAATAAGCTCCAAATCATCTTCGCTAAGAAAAGCTTCTTCACCTAAGTAAGGCTGGAGCAGCAGCGTATTCTCATACATCGACCAGATTACCGCCTGCAGCACCATACTCTGACTAATGCCGTTATGAAAGGTGAAGCGGCGCGGCGGGCCGGAGGTATCGCTATCCGCAGCTGTCACAGGCTCCAGACAATGCCGTTCACAACCGATGCATTTCCAGCCGGAGGGGCTTTGAATCCACTTCTGAAACACACTGCCGCTATCATTGTCCCCTTTGTATAGAGAGGATATGATCTCATAAGGCACGCCAATCCAGGCATCCCATAATGAAGCGGGAAGATGGCTATGAAGCATATACAACACCTTGTCATAAATCAGCTGCACTCTAATTGACGCAGTCTCCAGTTCAGCGACATCCTTTTTTCCATAGGCTATTTCGCGGGAAAACAAGGTGATGGTCATGATCCTCGCCTCCTAAAAGTTTTGTGAGCGTTACTTCATAAGAGTCCACTACGGCAAAACTTGCATCGAAAGCATACGCTAGGTTTTGTGAGCCTAAACATCCCTGAATCAGCATCGTTCAAAACTTGCCTCGAAAGCATCGTCTTAGTTTACTTGCCTTAACTTCGGCTTATTCACATTCTC
This window contains:
- a CDS encoding glycoside hydrolase family 65 protein, giving the protein MAKVADKYLKVDPWAIIEEGFDPERNRTSESIFSLGNEYMGVRGYAEEGYSGDSLPGSYLNGLNEQMNVGNHYKGIIRTLRYMVNAVDWLYTRISVDGLQLDLAHSKVTNYSRRLDFRTGTFRREFIWHLPDGKQLQISFARLVSMTMSHLGLQQITFEPLNFTGSVDICTGLDFNMIHEEHGQSMWKQLRSGDVEAVTAILGSTLTTGNKLFSGFILQSSQPLNTELVERDRFIGRKFSLELSQGEPASFTKLVVNAADNKASRTEDSLWAEGMELAAGVSGLEKQQVFADQASYWSGIWATSDITIEGDPENQQGIRFCIFQLYQTYHGDHPGYNIGAKGLTGEAYRGLAFWDTESYCLPFYMFNNPKAARSLLEFRYKSLPEAMQRGKDVDCEGAFYPIATIDGTESCDLWQHSNLQLHVGTAVSYGIWHYVKNTGDREFLYSKGAEMLIQISRFYATRGQWGQRSGEYGYFGVMGPDEFQLMVNNNCYINLMAKKLFEFTLETIAEMKVKTPEAYAAVVAKTELREEELADWDNKHEHMKIPLDTESGVYEEHDGFFDMPHIDIHSIPVSEFPLYSNWSYDRLYRYDMIKQPDVLMFMFLYNGQFSREAKLANYEYYESRCIHESSLSPSIHSILASEVGKHEEAYHFFEFATRLDLDNYNRNTREGLHTTSIAAAWMNIVYGFGGMRSDGTRLSFQPTLPQRWTSYSFQVRVEGVLLGIIVNKDSVSFRAIEGGSTEVMIYGRLVKVDVAGTKLPLGEGMMA
- a CDS encoding Crp/Fnr family transcriptional regulator, yielding MIKEHYNVIEARGNTNCFSEQNFNRLLVTMKERMVPEGSHLFWEGDYSDKLFYIKRGRVKLTKSTDEGKELILYMYQAGDMVGQADPFFSTKHSFTAEVIEESEVGVIEQKDLEILICQHCDFAIDFMKWMGIHHRLTQTKFRDLMMYGKPGALCSTLIRLGNTYGEKTGDSILINKKITHTDLSNMIGATRESVNRMLSDLRKKDAVEYENGMIVIKDLSMLQDICHCELCPNEICRI
- a CDS encoding NUDIX hydrolase; its protein translation is MKSFNHFGVYGICQCDRKLLVIHKGRGPYTGRYDLPGGRLEENESLLDGLVREFKEETGFTVKVERNLGIFDFFVRYQEEEFTHMHHLAALYQVELDGEQTPAVISAFAEQDSSGMEWVELARITLDSASPAAVLAAKWLSGDVLTMGTEYYDSWEIKTL
- a CDS encoding formate/nitrite transporter family protein; the protein is MFTQSVENIVETAVGKRDKMNESLPKYFLAALLAGAYVGIGIILIFSLGAPLAAIKSPFQPLIMGASFGIALTLVVFAGSELFTGNNMFFTVSTLAGRTTVWDTVKNWVLVFFGNVAGAIILALLIQGSGLFKAAPVDHLIFTAAAKKMSLPFSELFFRGILCNWLVCLALWMSSRAKSEAAKLVLIWWCLFAFIASGYEHSVANMTLLSVAVLLPNHPETVSIAGWLHNMIPVTLGNIIGGGVFVGMAYWLISPVRSPRKVSTAMQTKKIS
- the nirD gene encoding nitrite reductase small subunit NirD, with amino-acid sequence MELSNREYAVGAADDFMLQIGRVVNAGEVELAIFRTSDGAFYAVENHSPHPKGGPLAEGIVSGYYLYDPLHDWKIDLRTGEVQAPDRGQAVVHPVVVEDGVVKVSLPAAVARL
- the nirB gene encoding nitrite reductase large subunit NirB, with product MTANREKLVLIGNGMAGVGTIEQILKLGGAYDITIIGSEPHPNYNRIMLSYVLEGSKTIEDIILNDRQWYEDNNITLHTGTTVIRIDEQTRQVITDNGQAVHYDKVIIATGSNSFILPVPGSLKDGVVGFRDIADCDAMLAAAKQYRTAAVIGGGLLGLEAAKGLVNLGMDVTVVHLLEDLMERQLDRTASSMLQAELARQGVKFAMGKQTVELTGEKRVTGLRFSDGSELPAEFVVMAVGIKPNVQLAKDSGIEVNRGIVVNDYLQTSMANVYSVGECTEHRGTCYGLVAPLFEQGMVLAKHLSGVQTPGYEGSVVATKLKISGVDVFSAGEFTETAEHTVISAKDEWKRTYKKILLKNNIIVGAVLFGDVTEAASLQKLVKQGTEMTDEIYGEVMGTGCCGGGGAKKGLSVEAMADEEIVCGCNGVTKKAIVDAVTENGFTTVDEIKACTGATRSCGGCKPVVEQILQFVLGDSFQQSAKQGICSCTPLSRDEIVAEITAKGLKTTKEVMHVLDWKQSEGCSKCRPAVNYYLGMIYPDTHEDEKESRFVNERMSANIQKDGTYTVVPRMYGGVTTPEDLKRIADVSLKYDVKVVKVTGGQRLDLIGVKKEDVPKVWEELDMPSGYAYAKSLRTVKTCVGSQFCRFGTQDSMGMGAMLERKYERLDMPAKFKMAVNGCPRNCAESCTKDIGIVGNDGGWEVFIGGNGGIKPRIADAFCKVRTDEELVEVCSAVMQYYRETGNYLERTSEWVERMGLEHIQNVILGSDDNRKELAARIDFALAQVSDPWKKMLDDNSTRTALFEQTRV
- the ric gene encoding iron-sulfur cluster repair di-iron protein, whose translation is MQSGFTSEAMVRDIVLQFPKSADYFKAKRIDFCCGGAKPLAEAAAEKGLDPEAMIQDLNKLQEEHPVLEEDTAWNEASSEELVNYIVNKHHRYLREELPLISQNVTKVFRVHGEDSPHLGEMHRLFNLLREDLLQHTAKEEESEFPKMLAYTQNPTEEGLSELRGLLHNLEAEHDGAGEILRELRRVTNDYTPPAHACTTYRLTYARLEELEGMTFEHVHLENNILFLRYQ
- a CDS encoding helix-turn-helix transcriptional regulator; the protein is MGKNLRLKASRAAKDMSQKQLADAVGVTRQTIIAIENGDYNPTIRLCIDICLTLGKTLDQLFWEGTEHEQS